Proteins encoded within one genomic window of Sulfurovum sp. XGS-02:
- a CDS encoding response regulator has protein sequence MKIIIVENELYLAQSIASKLNENGYETEIYSSIKEAMDSQGDAYLLSTNLPGQNTSPLIKQFKDKIIILMVNYINNDTVGEPLKLGAKDYIVKPFMLEDLMRKIEHYKEYQSLKKQTSLYQEYMQNLLHDIETDFDISEITTPLVIETNYQRLVDKVVFEHAKETNTLLTFVPLSDKNWKEKIQQSSPSALLYITEIHQLKKTDKEALLDMIKEYDFILCSTTELESDFETITLNTDSKLYDQNEILTIDDYVKFIVNSFQYKFPDTELSKKLGISRKSLWEKRKKYGLFKKK, from the coding sequence ATGAAAATAATCATTGTAGAAAATGAACTCTATTTGGCGCAAAGTATCGCCTCTAAACTCAACGAAAATGGCTATGAGACTGAAATATATAGTTCCATTAAAGAGGCTATGGACAGTCAGGGTGATGCCTATCTGCTTTCGACGAATTTACCGGGACAGAACACATCACCGCTGATCAAACAGTTTAAGGACAAGATCATTATTTTGATGGTGAACTATATCAATAATGATACGGTGGGAGAACCACTGAAGCTGGGGGCAAAAGACTACATCGTTAAACCATTTATGTTAGAAGACCTGATGCGTAAGATAGAGCATTATAAAGAGTACCAGTCCCTCAAGAAACAGACCTCTCTCTACCAAGAGTATATGCAAAACCTTCTGCATGATATAGAAACTGACTTTGATATCTCAGAGATCACTACGCCGCTTGTGATAGAGACAAACTATCAAAGACTGGTAGACAAGGTCGTTTTTGAACATGCAAAAGAAACCAATACGCTGCTTACTTTTGTCCCTTTAAGCGATAAGAACTGGAAAGAAAAAATACAACAAAGCAGTCCTTCTGCCCTGCTTTATATTACCGAGATCCATCAACTCAAGAAAACAGACAAAGAGGCGCTGCTGGATATGATTAAGGAGTATGATTTCATTTTATGCAGTACCACGGAATTGGAGTCGGATTTTGAGACCATTACCCTCAATACGGATTCTAAACTCTATGACCAAAATGAGATCTTGACCATTGATGACTATGTCAAATTCATTGTAAACAGTTTTCAATACAAATTTCCAGATACAGAACTCTCTAAAAAGTTAGGGATTTCAAGAAAAAGTTTATGGGAGAAAAGGAAGAAATATGGCCTATTCAAAAAGAAATAA
- a CDS encoding bifunctional 2-C-methyl-D-erythritol 4-phosphate cytidylyltransferase/2-C-methyl-D-erythritol 2,4-cyclodiphosphate synthase has protein sequence MSNTTLILLGAGSSSRFKMKMKKQWLYTGDTPLWLHVAEHFEKSAVFDQIIIVSTQEEIRLMKNFASFTYIEGGDSRQASLNNALQKVTSEYVLVSDIARCCVPSDMIVRIMEAKGEGACIVPVLPVADTLYLDSTPIDREKVKIIQTPQLSVTKMLKKALETETIFTDDSSAIASLGEKVHFVEGSVDAHKLTTLEDLKKLSCIQAPSTKTLTGFGIDIHPFEKNKEMFLCGVKIDVDYGFKAHSDGDVAIHALIDALLGAAGMGDIGELYPDTDEAYAGADSKVLLHDTVKKITSFGYSIGNVDLTIMAEAPKLLPYKEEMRTTLASILGVRKNFVNIKATTAEKLGFVGRKEGVTVHAVANLTYLNWKNT, from the coding sequence TTGTCAAACACTACTTTGATACTTTTAGGTGCAGGAAGCTCCTCACGATTTAAAATGAAGATGAAAAAACAGTGGCTCTATACTGGGGATACACCCTTATGGTTGCATGTCGCCGAACACTTTGAAAAGAGTGCCGTTTTTGATCAGATCATCATCGTATCGACACAAGAGGAGATACGTCTTATGAAAAATTTTGCTTCCTTTACATATATAGAAGGGGGAGACAGCAGGCAGGCATCACTTAACAATGCGCTTCAGAAGGTAACTTCAGAGTATGTACTTGTCAGTGATATCGCCAGATGCTGTGTGCCTTCAGATATGATAGTCCGCATCATGGAAGCGAAAGGGGAAGGTGCCTGCATCGTACCTGTACTCCCTGTAGCCGATACACTCTATCTCGATAGTACACCCATAGACAGGGAGAAGGTAAAGATCATTCAAACCCCTCAACTCTCTGTTACAAAAATGCTCAAAAAAGCACTCGAAACTGAAACGATATTCACAGATGACAGTTCTGCGATCGCCTCTCTTGGAGAAAAGGTACATTTTGTGGAGGGCTCAGTAGATGCACATAAACTGACAACTCTTGAAGATCTGAAAAAACTCTCGTGTATTCAGGCACCTTCAACCAAAACACTTACCGGCTTTGGCATCGACATACATCCTTTTGAAAAAAACAAAGAGATGTTCTTATGCGGTGTAAAGATAGATGTTGACTATGGATTTAAGGCGCACAGTGACGGTGATGTTGCCATCCATGCACTGATAGATGCACTACTGGGTGCTGCGGGCATGGGTGATATCGGTGAACTTTACCCGGATACGGATGAGGCCTATGCCGGAGCAGACTCTAAAGTCTTGCTTCATGACACCGTAAAAAAGATAACCTCTTTTGGATATAGCATAGGCAATGTAGATCTTACTATCATGGCTGAAGCACCCAAACTTTTACCATATAAGGAAGAGATGAGAACAACACTTGCTTCCATACTCGGTGTTAGAAAAAACTTTGTCAATATCAAAGCTACCACAGCGGAAAAACTTGGTTTTGTAGGACGAAAAGAAGGTGTGACAGTGCATGCCGTAGCAAACTTAACTTATTTGAATTGGAAAAACACATGA
- a CDS encoding Mrp/NBP35 family ATP-binding protein, which yields MTQENVLEALKNVTYPGFTKDIVTFGFVKDILIDGDTIGLTIDITSSADEVKAQLRLDATNELNKLGFKDVNINITAPEAPKQMSNSVSGKNIAPHIKNFVMVSSGKGGVGKSTTSVNIAVAMAMQGKKVGLLDADIYGPNIPRMMGVEDQKPEIQGNKAVPLKAYGVEIMSMGSLMEPGTSLIWRGSMIMKAIEQFLRDILWSELDVLVIDMPPGTGDAQLSLAQAVPITAGITVTTPQEVSLDDSRRSLDMFQKLHIPTAGIIENMSGFICPSCDAESDIFGMGTTEPVAKEYDTNVIARIPIEPAIRVGGDTGMPVTYHKPDSETAKRYQEAASNLLAFIDKVNAEGLADNSGVQPTTPPGVSACSTGAGAASAPAKSEGESCGTGCGCH from the coding sequence ATGACACAAGAAAATGTATTAGAAGCGTTGAAGAACGTAACATATCCGGGCTTCACGAAAGATATCGTAACATTCGGTTTTGTCAAAGATATCCTTATTGATGGAGATACTATAGGTTTGACAATAGATATTACATCATCGGCAGATGAGGTAAAAGCACAACTGAGACTTGACGCAACCAATGAACTCAATAAACTCGGGTTTAAAGATGTGAACATCAATATCACTGCACCAGAGGCACCAAAACAAATGTCTAACTCAGTCAGTGGTAAGAACATCGCACCGCATATCAAGAACTTTGTAATGGTAAGTTCAGGTAAAGGTGGTGTTGGTAAATCTACAACTTCTGTAAACATTGCAGTTGCTATGGCAATGCAAGGTAAAAAAGTAGGTCTTCTTGATGCGGATATTTATGGACCGAACATTCCTCGTATGATGGGTGTTGAAGATCAAAAACCAGAAATCCAGGGGAACAAAGCGGTGCCATTAAAAGCCTATGGTGTTGAGATCATGTCTATGGGTTCATTGATGGAGCCAGGAACATCTCTTATCTGGAGAGGTTCTATGATCATGAAGGCGATCGAGCAGTTCTTGAGAGATATTCTTTGGTCTGAACTGGATGTACTTGTGATCGATATGCCTCCAGGAACCGGTGATGCACAGCTTTCACTTGCACAAGCTGTACCTATCACTGCAGGTATCACAGTAACGACACCACAAGAGGTATCTCTTGATGACAGTAGACGTTCATTGGATATGTTCCAAAAACTACATATCCCAACTGCGGGTATCATTGAGAATATGAGTGGATTCATCTGTCCTTCATGTGATGCTGAGTCTGATATCTTTGGTATGGGTACAACAGAACCGGTTGCTAAAGAGTACGATACAAATGTGATTGCTCGTATCCCGATTGAACCAGCGATCAGAGTAGGTGGAGATACTGGTATGCCAGTAACATACCATAAACCAGATTCTGAAACGGCTAAGCGTTATCAGGAAGCTGCATCGAACCTTCTTGCATTTATCGATAAAGTTAATGCTGAAGGTTTAGCAGATAACTCTGGTGTACAGCCTACCACACCTCCAGGTGTAAGTGCTTGTAGTACAGGTGCTGGAGCTGCTTCTGCACCGGCAAAATCAGAAGGTGAAAGCTGCGGAACAGGCTGCGGCTGCCACTAA
- a CDS encoding Fur family transcriptional regulator, which yields MKIEELIKDKNIKLTTARVKLLEILKEADRPLCYEEIKNDISMDKATFYRNISKFEEEGILNAFESNDKKRYFEVRLSPHAHFVCVKCNSVECIKNIDITLPNYEINNVIINGTCPSCLASV from the coding sequence ATGAAAATAGAAGAACTGATCAAAGATAAAAATATCAAGCTTACCACAGCAAGGGTAAAGCTTTTAGAGATATTAAAAGAAGCGGACAGACCTTTATGTTATGAAGAGATCAAAAATGATATCTCTATGGATAAAGCGACTTTCTATAGAAATATTTCCAAGTTTGAGGAAGAGGGCATATTGAATGCTTTTGAATCCAATGATAAAAAAAGATACTTTGAGGTCAGATTGAGTCCACATGCACATTTTGTTTGTGTAAAGTGTAATAGTGTAGAGTGTATTAAAAATATTGATATCACATTGCCAAATTATGAAATTAATAATGTAATTATCAACGGTACATGTCCATCATGTTTGGCGTCAGTGTAA
- a CDS encoding metal ABC transporter solute-binding protein, Zn/Mn family, with protein sequence MKKLFVLLALLPLSLFAQLNIAVSYPFIGALTKTIGGEDVKVTVLAKGKWDPHFIIPRPSLISKMRNADAMIMNGGQLEIGWLPPIINRAGNPKTMPNTKTFLNLSHHIKLINKPKSVDRKHGDIHPDGNPHFHISPKNILILAKTIEKFLGSIDAKNSGIYKKNYQDFSKVWQQKMALWKKKMKDKKGLKVIQFHDNLAYFNKEYGLVNIGTIEPLPGIPPSSKHTIEIIELIKKEQPCCILHDVYHSTKTADFISQKTGIKIILMPHDIEALENIDNLSALFDYLTSAIK encoded by the coding sequence ATGAAAAAGTTATTTGTTTTACTGGCGCTTCTTCCCTTATCATTGTTCGCACAGCTCAATATTGCGGTGAGTTATCCCTTTATTGGTGCATTGACCAAAACGATAGGAGGAGAAGATGTTAAGGTAACGGTTTTGGCAAAAGGAAAGTGGGACCCCCACTTTATCATTCCTCGTCCTTCGCTCATCAGTAAAATGAGAAATGCAGACGCGATGATCATGAACGGCGGACAGCTTGAGATTGGTTGGCTCCCGCCGATCATCAATCGTGCCGGCAATCCCAAAACAATGCCCAATACGAAAACATTTTTAAATCTTTCGCACCATATTAAGCTTATCAACAAGCCAAAAAGTGTGGACAGAAAACATGGAGATATTCACCCTGACGGGAATCCCCATTTTCATATCAGTCCTAAAAATATCTTGATACTGGCAAAGACCATAGAGAAGTTTCTTGGCAGCATAGATGCAAAAAACAGTGGTATTTACAAGAAAAACTATCAGGATTTCTCCAAGGTCTGGCAGCAGAAAATGGCTCTTTGGAAGAAGAAAATGAAAGACAAAAAAGGGTTGAAGGTCATTCAGTTTCATGATAATCTTGCCTATTTTAACAAAGAGTATGGTCTTGTGAACATAGGAACGATCGAACCGCTTCCGGGGATCCCTCCCTCTTCAAAACATACGATCGAGATCATTGAACTGATCAAAAAAGAACAGCCGTGCTGTATCTTGCATGATGTCTATCACTCAACAAAAACAGCTGATTTTATCAGTCAAAAAACCGGTATCAAGATCATTCTTATGCCACATGACATAGAAGCACTTGAAAATATCGATAACCTGAGTGCCCTGTTTGACTACCTGACAAGTGCCATAAAATGA
- a CDS encoding metal ABC transporter permease, whose protein sequence is MIDILLIPIVLVIVLVMLHAYFGIEILKRGIIFTDLAIAQFAALGSSISLGYFHEEYFYPLTLSFALLCAFLIAFASTRKLHLEAFIGILYILGASGIMMVLSHSSEGMEHFKSLLASDILFTPLNDVLQSVIIYAFIAMALYFVYPRLKGFFRELFFFSLLAITVTSSVSLAGVFVVFVLLIAPPFVSLSLNVKKPLLVSFIFGWFFSIGAIVISYFYDLPTGYSIVFMGALLTVVIVMMASKSEQKK, encoded by the coding sequence ATGATAGATATTTTACTTATTCCGATTGTTTTGGTTATTGTACTTGTGATGCTTCATGCCTATTTTGGTATAGAGATCTTAAAGCGAGGGATCATCTTTACAGACCTTGCTATTGCCCAGTTCGCAGCGCTTGGTTCATCGATCAGTCTGGGGTACTTTCATGAAGAATACTTTTACCCTTTGACCCTCAGTTTTGCTTTGCTGTGTGCTTTTTTGATCGCTTTTGCTTCGACGAGAAAGCTTCATTTGGAAGCCTTTATAGGGATTCTTTATATTTTGGGTGCCAGCGGGATCATGATGGTGCTTTCACACTCCTCTGAAGGTATGGAGCATTTCAAATCGCTTCTTGCAAGCGATATACTTTTTACACCTCTGAATGATGTGTTACAAAGTGTGATTATTTATGCCTTCATCGCCATGGCACTCTACTTTGTCTATCCGAGACTCAAAGGCTTTTTCAGGGAACTCTTTTTCTTTTCACTTCTTGCAATCACAGTGACCTCTTCGGTTTCCCTAGCAGGTGTTTTTGTTGTCTTTGTACTTCTGATCGCACCGCCTTTTGTTTCTCTTTCTCTCAATGTGAAAAAGCCTTTACTTGTAAGCTTTATTTTTGGATGGTTCTTTAGTATCGGTGCGATCGTGATCTCTTATTTCTATGATCTACCGACAGGGTACAGCATTGTCTTTATGGGTGCGCTTCTCACTGTGGTTATCGTGATGATGGCTTCCAAAAGCGAACAAAAAAAATGA
- a CDS encoding porin family protein encodes MKKVSLSIVALLAMNTFAFAGGDFTTPVEPQVTIPEVDESTGSFYVGAGYTYINLDASGNFGEHDGDATLLLAGYNFNPYIGVEARYAGLTDCLENAAIYAKPMYPFGDIKVYALLGYGETTFDKGPSFSESGFQWGLGANYAVTENIGVFADYTTLYDDTGFDNVAVQEDVTVDAINVGVTYTF; translated from the coding sequence ATGAAAAAAGTTTCACTATCAATCGTTGCCCTGTTGGCAATGAATACATTCGCATTTGCAGGTGGAGATTTCACTACTCCGGTAGAACCGCAAGTCACTATACCAGAAGTTGATGAATCAACCGGGTCTTTTTATGTAGGTGCAGGGTATACATATATAAATTTAGATGCTTCAGGGAACTTTGGTGAGCATGATGGTGATGCAACACTTTTACTGGCAGGTTACAACTTCAACCCATATATCGGTGTAGAGGCTAGATATGCCGGTTTAACTGATTGTCTTGAAAATGCTGCTATTTATGCGAAGCCGATGTATCCGTTCGGTGATATAAAAGTATACGCACTGCTTGGATACGGAGAAACTACATTTGATAAGGGGCCTTCATTTTCAGAAAGTGGCTTCCAATGGGGTCTAGGTGCAAACTATGCAGTGACTGAAAATATTGGCGTATTTGCAGACTATACAACACTGTATGATGATACAGGATTTGACAATGTTGCCGTGCAAGAAGATGTGACTGTAGATGCTATCAACGTAGGTGTAACGTATACTTTCTAA
- the thiC gene encoding phosphomethylpyrimidine synthase ThiC, translating into MTKAYKDTLTTSNELLTRDPFPASQKVYLKGEIHKDIRVPVREITLGDESKLRVYDTSGPYTDPTVDIDVGQGIPAIRKEWIVGRGDVEEYEGRIMAPEDNGYNTDEQLEFVTAGAKGLVRTPLRAKKGKNVSQLWYARQGIITPEMEFIAIRENQDRAMNEAYLQDEEREARLKGEDFGANLPEVITPEFVRQEVAAGRAVIPCNINHPEVEPMIIGRNFLVKVNANIGNSATTSSIAEEVEKMVWSTRWGGDTVMDLSTGKNIHTTRDWILRNSPVPIGTVPIYQALEKVNGIAEDLTWEVFRDTLIEQAEQGVDYFTIHAGLLLHHVPMTTKRVTGIVSRGGAIMAKWMIHHHQENFLNTHFEEICEIMKTYDVTFSLGDGLRPGSTADANDEAQFAELKELGRLTQIAWKHDVQTIIEGPGHVPMHMIKENMDKQLEWCHEAPFYTLGPLTTDIAPGYDHFTSGIGAAMIGWYGCAMLCYVTPKEHLGLPDREDVKEGLITYKIAAHAADVAKGHPGARARDDAMSKARFEFRWVDQFNIGLDPERARDYHDETLPMEAAKVAHFCSMCGPKFCSMKISADVREYADSLGTDVESAKQQGMNEMSMKFKEMGSEVYVEAAKIEEK; encoded by the coding sequence ATGACAAAAGCATATAAAGACACATTAACGACATCCAATGAACTTTTAACGAGAGACCCATTTCCTGCGTCTCAAAAAGTGTATCTCAAGGGTGAGATACATAAAGATATCAGAGTACCGGTACGTGAGATCACTTTGGGTGATGAATCAAAACTCAGAGTTTACGATACATCGGGTCCCTATACAGACCCAACTGTAGATATTGATGTAGGTCAGGGAATTCCTGCTATCCGTAAAGAATGGATCGTAGGGCGTGGCGATGTAGAAGAGTATGAAGGACGTATTATGGCGCCTGAAGACAATGGTTACAACACTGATGAACAGCTTGAGTTCGTTACAGCAGGTGCAAAAGGGCTCGTACGTACACCACTTCGTGCTAAAAAAGGGAAAAATGTTTCTCAGCTTTGGTATGCAAGACAGGGGATCATCACGCCAGAGATGGAGTTCATCGCAATTCGTGAAAATCAAGACAGAGCGATGAATGAAGCCTACCTTCAAGATGAAGAGAGAGAAGCAAGACTTAAAGGTGAAGATTTTGGTGCCAACTTGCCAGAGGTGATCACTCCTGAGTTTGTACGTCAGGAAGTAGCAGCGGGTCGTGCAGTTATTCCATGTAACATTAACCACCCGGAAGTTGAACCTATGATCATTGGGCGTAATTTCCTTGTAAAAGTCAATGCAAACATTGGTAACTCAGCAACGACATCAAGTATCGCTGAAGAAGTAGAGAAGATGGTATGGTCAACACGCTGGGGTGGAGATACAGTAATGGATCTCTCAACAGGTAAGAATATTCACACGACACGTGACTGGATCCTCCGTAACTCACCGGTACCTATCGGAACAGTGCCTATCTATCAAGCACTTGAAAAAGTAAACGGTATCGCTGAAGATCTTACATGGGAAGTGTTCAGAGATACACTGATCGAGCAGGCAGAGCAAGGAGTAGATTACTTTACGATCCACGCGGGGCTTTTACTGCACCATGTACCAATGACGACAAAACGTGTAACGGGTATTGTTTCTCGTGGTGGAGCGATCATGGCAAAATGGATGATCCATCACCACCAAGAGAATTTCCTCAATACGCACTTTGAGGAGATCTGTGAAATTATGAAAACATATGATGTAACATTCTCACTGGGTGATGGTTTACGTCCGGGAAGTACAGCGGATGCAAATGATGAAGCACAGTTCGCTGAACTTAAAGAGCTGGGACGTTTAACACAAATTGCCTGGAAACATGATGTACAAACGATCATCGAAGGTCCGGGACACGTACCGATGCACATGATCAAAGAGAATATGGATAAGCAGCTTGAGTGGTGTCATGAAGCGCCATTCTATACACTTGGGCCGTTAACGACTGATATCGCACCAGGGTATGACCACTTCACATCAGGGATTGGTGCAGCGATGATAGGCTGGTACGGATGTGCGATGCTTTGTTATGTAACACCTAAAGAGCACCTGGGACTTCCAGACAGAGAAGATGTAAAAGAGGGACTTATTACCTATAAGATCGCTGCACATGCGGCGGATGTTGCCAAAGGACACCCTGGTGCACGTGCAAGAGACGATGCGATGAGTAAAGCAAGATTTGAGTTTAGATGGGTAGATCAGTTCAATATCGGTCTTGACCCTGAGCGTGCAAGAGATTACCATGATGAGACCCTTCCTATGGAAGCGGCTAAAGTGGCTCACTTCTGTTCAATGTGTGGACCAAAGTTCTGTTCGATGAAGATTTCTGCAGATGTACGTGAATATGCAGATTCACTGGGAACAGATGTAGAGAGTGCAAAACAACAGGGAATGAACGAAATGTCCATGAAATTTAAAGAGATGGGTTCAGAAGTCTATGTTGAAGCAGCTAAGATAGAAGAAAAGTAA
- a CDS encoding FAD-dependent oxidoreductase codes for MNIGIAGAGLVGRVLALNLLQRGHKVTLFDEDTAYGDKAAGITAAGMLAVFAELESAESVIFDHGNRSIALWPGLLEQVGIADAYQQEGSIITAHPQDYNELDHFIDTLQSKVEAASEIKLLDRQTLTELEPDLDQHAKAFFIPHEGQVDAQRFMKASSDYLLAHSDVTWQEETKVTHISDGTITVANESKTFDWVFDSRGLGAQDDISDLRGVRGEVFWLDAPEVNISRPTRMLHPRYKIYIVPRPNNRYVIGATEIESEDKSPMSVRSSLELLSAVYSMHSGFAEARIVNMLTNCRPALRDNLPKIEHGTKMTRINGLYRHGYLLAPAVVEEALNGGLNR; via the coding sequence ATGAATATAGGTATTGCAGGTGCTGGTTTAGTAGGTAGAGTGCTGGCACTTAACCTACTACAACGTGGCCACAAAGTAACTCTTTTTGATGAAGACACGGCTTATGGCGATAAGGCAGCAGGGATCACTGCTGCAGGTATGCTCGCTGTCTTTGCGGAATTAGAAAGTGCAGAGTCTGTTATTTTTGATCATGGAAATCGCTCTATTGCGCTTTGGCCTGGTCTGTTGGAACAGGTCGGCATTGCAGATGCGTATCAGCAGGAGGGCAGTATCATCACTGCACACCCTCAAGATTATAATGAACTGGATCACTTTATCGATACATTACAGTCCAAGGTAGAAGCAGCATCAGAGATAAAACTTCTGGACAGACAAACATTGACAGAGCTTGAACCGGATCTGGATCAGCATGCCAAAGCGTTCTTTATACCACATGAAGGACAGGTGGATGCACAGCGTTTTATGAAAGCATCAAGTGATTATCTACTTGCACATTCAGACGTTACGTGGCAGGAAGAGACTAAAGTGACTCATATCTCAGACGGTACGATTACAGTAGCTAATGAGAGTAAAACATTTGATTGGGTATTTGATTCGAGAGGACTTGGTGCTCAAGATGACATCAGTGATCTACGTGGTGTACGCGGAGAAGTATTTTGGCTAGATGCGCCTGAAGTAAACATAAGTAGACCTACTCGTATGCTGCACCCGCGCTATAAAATCTATATTGTCCCACGGCCGAATAACAGATATGTTATCGGTGCGACTGAGATAGAGAGTGAAGATAAAAGTCCAATGTCTGTACGTTCAAGCCTGGAGCTGCTCTCGGCAGTTTACAGTATGCATTCTGGATTTGCAGAGGCACGTATCGTTAACATGCTTACAAATTGTCGTCCGGCACTCAGAGATAATTTGCCAAAGATCGAACATGGGACAAAGATGACACGTATTAATGGATTATATCGACATGGTTATCTATTGGCACCTGCAGTCGTGGAAGAAGCGTTAAATGGAGGGTTAAACAGATGA
- the thiS gene encoding sulfur carrier protein ThiS gives MIKVSVNGEVKELENNLNVSQMIEALEYKVKGFAVAVNTTFVPIAKYDETIIKEGDTIDILAPVQGG, from the coding sequence ATGATAAAAGTATCAGTGAACGGTGAAGTAAAAGAGCTTGAAAACAATTTAAATGTAAGTCAGATGATAGAAGCACTTGAATATAAAGTCAAAGGTTTTGCTGTCGCTGTCAATACTACGTTTGTTCCCATTGCCAAGTATGATGAGACAATTATAAAAGAGGGAGACACCATAGATATTTTGGCTCCCGTACAAGGTGGATAA